ACGCGCGATGGCGCGCCGCACGAGCTCTTCTGCCAGGGCGCGCAGCGTCAGCGGGCTGCAACCTTCCGCCTTGTTGTTGGCGATGATGTACACCACCTTGCCGAGGCGCTCCGTCGCCAGCACCAGCTCCATCACGTCCCGCCGCATGCCCGGCTGAGGATCCCGAAGCTCGTCGAAAGGGGCCAACGTTTCCTTGCGCTTCATGTAGCGTTTTCCCGGAGGAATCATCAGCCGCGAGACGGCCACGTCGCCGGCTTCGAGCAAACCGGGCAGAGCCAGCTGTTCGCCTAGCTTCGGCATGCGCTCCCAGAAGTTGAACACATGGCTCACGCCGTGGCGATGCAGGAGCTCGATGTACTCGGGCAGCAGAAGCTCGCGATTTCTGAGCTCGATCGCGTAGTGAAAACCTCGCGGCAAGCGCCGCAGGAAGCCGCCGAGCTTCTCGATGAAGCGCTCGTCACTGGGTAGCTCGGGTTGATGAAGCGGCATCAACTCGAACACCAGCGGCCCCAGGTGGTCCGCAAAGTGTCGTTCGAGCGGTCCCAGCACCTCCTGCTCCAAGAGCTTCACATTGAAAAAATCGGGGTTCGCCTCGCGGGTGCGCGGGTCCACGGCGCTCGTGATCCGACCGTACACCTTGTGCAAGCAGCGGAATCCGCGCGGCAACTGTTCGGAGTACTCGCGCAGATCCTTCTCGACCAGTGGGCGATAGTAGGAGCGGTCGATGCCCACGGTGCGAAACAGCGGGTGACGAGCATACTCCGCCAGGCCGCGCTGCATGAGTTCACGCTCGCTCGGATGCCCCGCGTAGACGACCCCCGCCCAGCCTGGAAATGTCCAAGACGAGGTGCCCATGCGCACGGTCTCTCCAAGCTGAGACATCAGCGCCGCGTCAGCGGAGGTATCGAGTCCCGGCGGCTCCGGTTCGTCGAACAGGCTGAGTTGGCGATCGCTCACGGCGATTAGGCTACACAATCGTGTCGGTCGCGGCAGCGCAACCGACCCTGCTCTCCGTGAACCACTCGCTAGCGGTAGGTCCAGGACTCAGGGTCCGGCAAGTGCGCTAGGGAATTGAAGCGACTGAGGGTAACCCGCTGTGCGCCCGAGTAGCGCAGCTCGCTGACGCTCGTGTTCTGGACGGCGTACCCCAGTTCCAGCGCGGCCTCTTCCCTCACCCCCAAAATCCCAGCGATCAGCGCACCAATCGCGCCTCCGGAGCTGAACACCGCCACGTTCTGGCCGCTGCCTGGTGCCGAAGTGATGCGTTCGAGCGCAGCCGCCAAGCGCTCGCGAAACGCCTGCCAGGTCTCGAGCTCCCCGGTGGCAAACGCGCCGCGAGACCACAACCGCATGGTGCGCTGTAAGACCAGCTCGGTTGCCCGTGCTCGCGCCTTGCGGTCCGCCGCGGCCGCCACCGCCTGAGCCAGCTTGCCAACCTCTGGGTCGGCATCCATTACCGCTTGGAAACAGTCCTTCAGCAGGAACTCGCCGGGATGTTCGTCGAACGCGCGCTCTTCCTCCAACTGGTCGCGAAGCTCCGGAGCAAACACCTCCAGACACTCGAGCGCAGTGTCACGCTGGCGGCGTCGTGGGCCGCAAATCACACGGTCCAAGCGCAGGCCCTGTTGCTTCCAGAAAACACCCAGCGCCCGCGACTGCGCGCGCCCGTGGGAAGACAGCTCATCGTAGTCCGCCGCCAGGAACGAGGCCTGGCCGTGACGGACCAAGAACAGTTGGCTCATGCCAAGGAGGCTAGCAGCACTGCTTCAGGTGGAGCTACCAGCTGAACCGCCGCTGCTCGCGCCTGCGCTGCTCGTGCCACCGCTGCTCGTGCCTGCTGAGCCACCGCTGGTGCCACCGCTACTCGTGCCGGCTGAGCCACCGCTGCTCGCGCCGGACGAACCAGCTGAGCCACCGCTACCGGAGCTCCCCGCGGAACCGCCACTACTCGTGGTGCCACCCGAGCCAGAGCTGCCGCCAAAGCCAGTGCTGCCGCCGTTCGCATCCATGGTCGAGGGCTGATCCTGACAGCCCATTCCGAGATCGACGCCGCAAGCGCCGTTCGGCTGACAGCAAGGAGTGCCGAAGCCCGTGTTGGGGCAGAACACCGGGTTGCAACCGGCGTCCGGGATCCCACCGGTGCCCGCGTTGCCCGAACCGCCGTTGCCGGTGTTGCCCGAGCCGCCGTTGCCCGTGTTACCC
This portion of the Polyangiaceae bacterium genome encodes:
- a CDS encoding histidine phosphatase family protein, yielding MSQLFLVRHGQASFLAADYDELSSHGRAQSRALGVFWKQQGLRLDRVICGPRRRQRDTALECLEVFAPELRDQLEEERAFDEHPGEFLLKDCFQAVMDADPEVGKLAQAVAAAADRKARARATELVLQRTMRLWSRGAFATGELETWQAFRERLAAALERITSAPGSGQNVAVFSSGGAIGALIAGILGVREEAALELGYAVQNTSVSELRYSGAQRVTLSRFNSLAHLPDPESWTYR
- a CDS encoding DUF72 domain-containing protein, with amino-acid sequence MSDRQLSLFDEPEPPGLDTSADAALMSQLGETVRMGTSSWTFPGWAGVVYAGHPSERELMQRGLAEYARHPLFRTVGIDRSYYRPLVEKDLREYSEQLPRGFRCLHKVYGRITSAVDPRTREANPDFFNVKLLEQEVLGPLERHFADHLGPLVFELMPLHQPELPSDERFIEKLGGFLRRLPRGFHYAIELRNRELLLPEYIELLHRHGVSHVFNFWERMPKLGEQLALPGLLEAGDVAVSRLMIPPGKRYMKRKETLAPFDELRDPQPGMRRDVMELVLATERLGKVVYIIANNKAEGCSPLTLRALAEELVRRAIARPAEADGGRAG